TTATAAAAGATAAAATCGTAGAAAAAACAGATTATAGAAAAATAATGCTGAACGCCATTAATATTGATAAAGAACGATTTTGCAAATTGTTCGATTCAGCAAGGGAGGGTGGTGTAACTTTTCAATTATTGGATAATCGATATTTAAAACAAACCTACTGTGAAAACTGTAAGGATTAAACCATTGCCAAAAACTCCTGTTCCGAAATAATGGGCACTCCAAGGTTTTCTGCCTTGGTCCGTTTACTGGGGCCCATCTTGTCCCCAGCGACCAAAAAAGTGGTTTTTGATGAAATGGATGACGAAACCTTGCCTCCATTGTCCTCAATCAGTTTTTTAAGCGCGTTCCGTTCCAAAGTTTCAAACACTCCGGAAACCACAAAGCTCTTCCCTTTTAGAATTTCGGACTGCCCTTGCAATTGCTCCTCCGACAATGAAAACTGGAGTCCATAGGACTTCAATCGATCTACAATGGTAAGGTTTTCCGTGTTGCTGAAGAATTGAACCACACTTTCCGCAATACGTTCCCCAATTTCATCAACCGCTACCAGTTCATCTACACTGGCCGCGATCAAGGCATCAATGCTCCTATAGGCCTTCGCCAATTTCTTGGCCACGGTTTCCCCCACATAACGGATACCCAGGGCAAACAAAACCCGTTCAAAAGGAATTTCCTTGGAAGCCTCCACCCCATTTATTAGGTTCTCCGCCGATTTTTCGGCCATACGTTCCAAGGGAGTGATCTGTTCCTTGGTCAAGGCATATAAATCCGCATAATTCGCAACCAATCCTTCTTTGAACAACAATTCTACGGTTTCTCCGCCCAGACCTTCAATGTCCATGGCCTTTCTGGAGATAAAATGCTGGATGCGTCCCGTAATCTGCGGAGGGCAACCGGTATCATTTGGGCAAAAGTGCTGCGCCTCACCCTCTTTTCGAATCAACTCCGTTTGGCACTCAGGGCAATGGGTGATATATTTTGTAGGTCGGGAATCCAGTGGCCTTTTGGTAAAATCCACCGCAATGATTTTGGGAATGATTTCCCCCCCTTTTTCCACAAAAACGGTATCCCTTTCCCGAATATCCAGTTTCGCAATTTGATCGGCATTATGTAAAGAGGCCCGTTTTACCGTAGTCCCGGCCAATAGCACTGGTTGTAAATTGGCTACGGGAGTAATGGCTCCCGTTCGCCCCACTTGATACGTGATTTCATTCAAAACCGTTGCGGCCTGTTCCGCCTTGAATTTATAGGCCATGGCCCATCGAGGGGCCTTGGCCGTGTGTCCCAGTTCATCCTGGTGTCGTAGACTATTGACCTTTACCACTACCCCATCCGTTTCATAGGGCAAATCATGTCGATTCCCATCCCAATGCTCTACAAACCGAAGTACCTCATCGGTAGATCTGCAAAGGGCGGCCACCTTAGGGACCTTAAATCCCCAGGAACGTGCTTTTTCCAACATATCAAATTGGGTCTCCAAATTCAAGTTGGGCCCAACAATACTGTACAATAAACAATCCAATGGTCGTTGGGCCACCAAGGTACTGTCCTGTAATTTTAAACTGCCCGAAGCCGTGTTTCTCGGGTTCATATACGGTTCCTCCCCATTGGCAATGCGTTCTTGATTCATTTTTGCAAAGCCTTCCAAGGTCAAGATGATCTCCCCA
The sequence above is a segment of the Muricauda sp. SCSIO 64092 genome. Coding sequences within it:
- the ligA gene encoding NAD-dependent DNA ligase LigA, encoding MQIKNKIKALREELREHNYNYYILDNPTITDYEFDMKLEELQKLEVEHPEFYDATSPTLRVGGAITKNFETVAHEYRMYSLDNSYNREDLQDWEKRIQRILGDVQVVYTCELKYDGASISLTYEEGKLVRAITRGDGFQGDNVTANVKTIKSVPLQLKGDYPPKFDIRGEIILTLEGFAKMNQERIANGEEPYMNPRNTASGSLKLQDSTLVAQRPLDCLLYSIVGPNLNLETQFDMLEKARSWGFKVPKVAALCRSTDEVLRFVEHWDGNRHDLPYETDGVVVKVNSLRHQDELGHTAKAPRWAMAYKFKAEQAATVLNEITYQVGRTGAITPVANLQPVLLAGTTVKRASLHNADQIAKLDIRERDTVFVEKGGEIIPKIIAVDFTKRPLDSRPTKYITHCPECQTELIRKEGEAQHFCPNDTGCPPQITGRIQHFISRKAMDIEGLGGETVELLFKEGLVANYADLYALTKEQITPLERMAEKSAENLINGVEASKEIPFERVLFALGIRYVGETVAKKLAKAYRSIDALIAASVDELVAVDEIGERIAESVVQFFSNTENLTIVDRLKSYGLQFSLSEEQLQGQSEILKGKSFVVSGVFETLERNALKKLIEDNGGKVSSSISSKTTFLVAGDKMGPSKRTKAENLGVPIISEQEFLAMV